In Exiguobacterium acetylicum, the genomic stretch TCCGTTATCATATTCAAGACCTTGCGTCTCGAAGTTACCGAACGTACCCGGCTTGATTAGTAATGACAAACCGAGAGCAATGACAATCGCGACAGCCGTCGTCGTCATGAAATAAGTGATGGCTTTACCACCGACACGACCGAGTTCTTTTGGATTTCCGAGTCCCATGACTCCGAGGGCGATTGAGAAGAAGACGATCGGTACGACGAGCATCTTAATTAAGTTCAGGAAGATCGTTCCGATGGGTTGTAAAGCATATTTATTCAATCCCTCATAAATCGACTTGTCCGGTAAGCTAGCAAGAATGATTCCGAGGATCACCCCGAGAATCAATCCCCAGATGATGCGCTTTGCTTCTTTCATAAGTGATGTCACACTCCTTTATTTGATAATTGTTTATATTTTGACACATTATCACCCATTTTGACAAAACATTTTAAAAAATACATGATAACGCTTACAAAAAAGTTTCTGGATTTTGATGCAGGAATGACTAGATTTTGTTGTCAAACGGATGCAACCATGAGAGGATAGAAAAGAACAAAAAGGAACAGCGTAGGGTATAGAAAAGTCGCTAGAATCAACTGTTGACCAAATTGTATATTCCTACTATAATGTTGTATGACGTGTCTGACACGTTTCCTTTAGTCGGTAATATCGGAGGGAGGGAAAACTAGTGGAAACTCGTGTACGTAAAAATGAATCACTTGAAGACGCACTTCGTCGCTTCAAACGTGGTGTTTCAAAAGATGGTACGCTTGCAGAAGTTCGTAAACGTAAACACTACGAAAAGCCAAGTGTAAAACGTAAGCTTAAATCGGAGGCTGCGCGTAAGCGTAAGAAGTTCTAACGTTAGAGAGGGTGTATCCTCATGAGTCTTCAGGAGCGTTTGACAGCGGATATGAAAGAAGCCATGCGTCTACGTGAAAAAGATCGTCTTACGACGATTCGGATGGTGAAATCATCGCTGCAAAATGAAACGATCAAACTCGGTAAGCAAGAATTG encodes the following:
- the rpsU gene encoding 30S ribosomal protein S21, whose translation is METRVRKNESLEDALRRFKRGVSKDGTLAEVRKRKHYEKPSVKRKLKSEAARKRKKF